A region of the Longimicrobium sp. genome:
CGCGTTACCTCCGACGAGGCGTGGCACTTTTACGAGGGCGATCCCCTGGACCTGCTCTGGACGGATGCTGACCCCACGGTGCTGCACCGGGCGCGGCTGGGGCCGGTGGGGGACGGGATGGCGCCTGTCGCCGTGGTGCCCGCCGGGCGGTGGCAGGCGGCGCGCTCGAGCGGCGCGTACACGCTGGTGGGGTGCAGCGTGGGGCCGGGCTTCGACTTTGCCGACTTCCAGATGCTCGGCGACCACCCGGAACTCGCCGGGGAGTTCTGCGAGCGTCACCCCGGCTTGCGCCCGTTCGTCTAGCGAGCGGCAATTGGTGTCTGCACCGCATCTTCCCACGAACGACGGTATCCCCATGAAGAACCTGTACGAACCGGCGGCCGCGGCCGAAATCAGGGCACGCCTGCAGGCCCTGCGGCCCGACAGCCAGCGCCAGTG
Encoded here:
- a CDS encoding cupin domain-containing protein, which codes for MNPSPGHHATSPDRAAQLIATLGLKPHPEGGHYREVFRSSALVQPGDGRGERSGLTTIYFLLSAGEQSRLHRVTSDEAWHFYEGDPLDLLWTDADPTVLHRARLGPVGDGMAPVAVVPAGRWQAARSSGAYTLVGCSVGPGFDFADFQMLGDHPELAGEFCERHPGLRPFV